The Chitinophagaceae bacterium nucleotide sequence TGGTACGACAGGAAATTCATTGGCCGCATGGAAGAAAAACCGGGCAGATCGCCCCACAAAGCTACATACTGAATATCATCAGCTACATCATATACAATCGCTCCTGCCACCGGCACATGATGATGCTTTAACAGGAAAAAATCCATGGGTATAATTTTATTCGTTTGAATAATATCTTCAAACGTCATATACATCGGCCGGTCTTTCAACAAATGGTTTTCTTTGATGATTTCATACGTCAGCTGCTTCCCTTCTTCATCATCATTGCAAAGGCATACAGAAAAATCATTTTGCTGACTGACACGCAAATTCTGTCTTGCCGTTTTCCACATCCGGTCAATATATGGTTGCTCATCCTGCAGTTCTATATAAAAATCAATATCAAGATTAAACACCCGGTAAGAACGGCGGTAAAGTACATTAATGAGTTTGGTAAGAAGTGTACGGTTATAAATTAATGGTGGCAGTACCATGCGGATTCCTTTCAATCCTTTTTCAGCGGCAAACTGTTCCAGTAAAATAAGTGCCTGTTCAATAGCACTGATCTGAACATCTGCTTTCAAAAATGAAAGTCCTCCAAAAGGTGCAGAAAAAGGAGATAAGAGCATTCCCTTTCTTACTCCGGCAATTATACCAAGCCGGTATTTCGAATCTTTGTAAAGCAGTGAAAAAACAGCATCGCATTTATGCTGATTGATGGATGCAAATTCTGCAGAATTAAATGCATGGTAGGGTTCATGAAAAATCTGTTCGTAATCTTTAAACCCGACCTCGACCAATGAATGAATGGCTACGGACATAATAGAAACAGTTCATTTACTTACTAAAAGATTGTACCAGTATACAATTGTATGCTGCCGAATTGGTTGGAGATTGACGAACGCAGATGCTGGTTTCAGGTATAGGAGAATGGATAATCATTGTATCATAAACTATCCGGATATAAAGGTAACAGATAACAGTCAACTATTATAACCTGAAATGTGCTTCTCAAATATTTCTATTACTAAGCGAACAAAAACATGACCAAGATCAGGATAAATCAAAAAAAAACTCCCGGGAAATGCCGGGAGCTTTATAAAAGTTATTGCGAAGTAATCAAATTACATTCTTCACCACATTATAAATCACTTTCGGGCTGCCGAGTGTATAATAATGCAGAACGGGAACGCCAAACTCTTTCAGTTCTTTAGATTGCTGAATCAACCAGTCGGTTCCAATTTTTTTACAATCTTCATCCGTTTTGGCTTTCGTTATTTCATTACTCAGTTCAGTTGGAATATCCACATGAAAGGTTCTTGGAATAACAGTCAATTGTTTTTTAGTAGTCAATGGTTTCAACCCCGGAATGATGGGAACTTCAATGCCCATTTCACGGCAGGTTTTTACAAAAGCAAAAAACTTGCTGTTGTCGAAAAACATCTGTGTCATAATATATTCTGCACCTGCATCAACTTTATCTTTCAACCGTTGCATTTCAATTTCCATATTCGGACTTTCAAAATGCTTTTCGGGGTAGCCAGCCACACCTGCACAAAAATCAGTACGGAAACCATCACGGATATCTTCTTCAAGATAAATGCCATGATTGAGATTGATGGTTTGCTTCAGCAGATCAATGGCATATTTATGGCCATCGTTATGCGGTTCAAAAGAAGTTTCATTTTTGGGGGCGTCGCCACGTAAGATCAGCACATTCTGTACGCCGATGAAGTTGAGATCAATCAATGCATCTTCCGTTTCCCTTTTGGAAAACCCACCACAAATGAGGTGTGGTACAGCATCGATATTATAATGATTCTGTAATGCAGCACAAATACCAACCGTTCCTGGTCTTTTTCTTATTTCCACTTTTTCAAACGTACCATCCAGTTTCTTTTTAAACACCTGCTCGGCACGGTGATAGGTAACATTGATAAATGATGGTTTGAATTCCATCAAAGGATCGAGATGATCAAAAATGGAATTAATTGTCTTTCCTTTTAAGGGAGGAAGAATTTCGAATGATACAAGGGTATCTTTTGCCTGTGCGATAAGTTCAGTAACCTTCATGAATTGCTATATTCCTGCAAACATACTACTTCGCCCTTACTCAGATAAATTACAGTTCATTTAAATAGTGTTCTGTTTACCTGTAATGAGTCTTTTGATTCCCGGCTTCGCAGTACGCAGTATAACGGCAGTTGCTTTTAATCAAACAATGTTTATGAACGACTGTTCTTATCAGAGATGGGTTTTCACATTTCAAAAGGGATTCTTATCGCTCAGTTCTGCTGAAAACAGGTATTTTCGCAATCATAACTTTTTTGTTTTGAGTTTAACCATTCATACCTCCGAGCTCGTAAAGCGTTACCGCAACCGCACCGTTGCCAATAAAGTAAGCATTGAAGTAAAGCAGGGTGAAATTGTTGGCTTGCTCGGGCCAAATGGTGCCGGTAAAACAACAACTTTTTACATGGTGGTAGGATTTATTAAGCCCGATGAAGGTGAGGTTTTTCTCAATGATCTGAATATTACCCGTTACCCCATGTACAAACGGGCCCAGATGGGGATTGGTTACCTGCCGCAGGAAGCCAGTGTGTTCCGTAAATTAACGGTGGAAGAAAATATTGCTGCCGTACTTGAAATGACCAAGCTCAGCAAACAGGAACAGCATGATAAGCTGGAAGAATTACTCACTGAATTCCGTTTGCACCATGTTCGTAAGAATAATGGCGACAGCTTAAGTGGAGGCGAACGCAGAAGAACAGAAATTGCCCGGGCATTGGCTGTTGATCCTAAATTTATTTTGCTGGATGAACCTTTTGCCGGTGTTGATCCGATTGCAGTAGAAGATATCCAGGCAATTGTTGCCAAACTCAAATACAGGAATATCGGCATTTTAATTACTGATCACAATGTAACAGAAACGCTTTCTATCTGCGACAGGGCTTACCTGCTCATTGAAGGAAAGATCTTTAAGCACGGCACCGCCGAAGAACTGTCGGATGATGACCAGGTTCGCAGGCTTTACCTTGGCCGCAACTTTGAATTAAAACGTAAGGATTATCTGCATGAAGAAGCAAATAAGCCGATGCCTGAACAACCAACCCAGTAGTTAGATCACTAAATCTCCCTTAAGTTTTTTATCTTGCCATTATCAGCATGAAACTGTTAAGCCCTGCCATATCACGACTTGCCCGACTGCGCATGTGGCGCATCGAAAGCTGGATGAATAATCCGGTTGCAGCCCAGCGTGAAGTATTACAGGACCTGGTTACAACTGCACAATACACCCAATTCGGCCATCAGTATAGTTTTGAAAAACTATTCAACATCAGGGATTTTAAAAGTACAGTGCCTGTACGTGAGTACGACGACTTTAAACCATATATCGAACGAATGATGCTGGGTGAAGAAAATATTCTCTGGCCAACACCGGTAAAATGGTTTGCTAAAAGCAGTGGCACCACCAGCGACAGAAGCAAATTTATTCCCGTTAGTGAAGAGAGTTTAAAAGATGGTCATTACAAAGCAAGCAAAGATGTATTAACCCTTTACTATAATAATTTTCCTGCATCCGATCTGTTAACAGGCAAAGGTTTGGTGATTGGCGGCAGTCATACAGTGAATCAGCTGAATGATGAAATACAGTTTGGCGATTTAAGTGCTGTATTGATGCAGAACGCACCATTCTGGAGTAACTGGATCCGCACACCTGATCTCAGTATTGCATTACTCGATGAATGGGAAAACAAAATTGAGAAACTGGCAGAGAGTACCATTAAAGAAAATGTGACCTCTATCTCAGGAGTTCCTACATGGAGCTTGGTTTTGTTTCGCCGCATCCTTGAGTTAACAGGAAAGAAAACTATGAGTGAAGTATGGCCGCAGATGGAGTTGTACTTACATGGCGGAGTTTCCTTTGTGCCATACCGTGAGCAGTTTGAACAGATCATTGGTAAATCCATTAACTACCTGGAAATGTACAATGCAAGTGAAGGTTTCTTTGCTGCACAGGATAAACCCGGAGAAGATGGGATGCTGCTGTTTGCTGATCATGGAATTTTTATGAATTCATGCCAACAGAAGAATATGGGAAACCATTTCCCGTAACAATTGGTTTGAATAAAGTGGTGACGGGTAAAAACTATGCAATCATCATCAGCACCAATGGCGGGTTGTGGAGATATATTGTTGGAGATACCATTCAGTTTACTTCACTTGAGCCTTACCGTGTTAAAGTAAGCGGACGGTTAAAACATTTCATCAATGCATTTGGAGAAGAGTTGATTGTTGATAATACAGATAAAGCAATTGCACAGGCGTGCGAGCAAACCGGTGCAGTAGTAAATGAATATACTGCGGCTCCCATTTATTTCAGTCACAGTGATAATGGTGCACACGAATGGCTCATTGAATTTGAAAAAGACCCTGCTAATTTAAACGACTTTGTATATGAGCTTGATACGGCGTTAAAAAATTTCAACAGCGACTATGAAGCTAAGCGACATAGAAATATTGCCCTGCGTTTGCCCTTTGTTCATCCCGTTCCAAAAGGAACTTTTCACGAATGGATGCGGAGCAAAGGTAAGTTAGGCGGCCAGCATAAAGTTCCCCGCCTGAGTAATGACAGAGATTATGTAGAAGAAATTTTACGCTTTAAACAGATGCAGTAAGCAAACCTGCTGATTTCAATTCTTCGTCATTCCATTTACATAACCGGAAATAACTGAATCTCCGCCGTTGTCAGTAGCGGAATAAAACCTTTACTTTGCAGCATTACAAAATCATATTTCAATGAAACTATTAGAAGGAAAAGTTGCCATTGTTACCGGTGCAGCCCGTGGAATTGGCGAAGCCGTTGCCATTAAATTTGCTGAACATGGCGCTCATATTGCTTTTACTTATGTTAGCGACAGCAGCGCTGAACGTGCAAAAACATTAGAAACTAAACTTCAGGGCATGGGTGTAAAAGCAAAAGCTTATCAAAGTAATGCAGGTGATTTTGCTGCCTGTGAAGCCTTTGTAACCGATGTGCTGAAAGAATTTGGCACTGTTGATATCTGTGTAAATAATGCAGGTATTTCAAAAGATAATTTACTGTTGCGTATGACGCCTGATCAGTTTGAAGAAGTGATCAAGGTAAATCTCAACAGTGTATTTTATATGAC carries:
- a CDS encoding methylenetetrahydrofolate reductase; the protein is MKVTELIAQAKDTLVSFEILPPLKGKTINSIFDHLDPLMEFKPSFINVTYHRAEQVFKKKLDGTFEKVEIRKRPGTVGICAALQNHYNIDAVPHLICGGFSKRETEDALIDLNFIGVQNVLILRGDAPKNETSFEPHNDGHKYAIDLLKQTINLNHGIYLEEDIRDGFRTDFCAGVAGYPEKHFESPNMEIEMQRLKDKVDAGAEYIMTQMFFDNSKFFAFVKTCREMGIEVPIIPGLKPLTTKKQLTVIPRTFHVDIPTELSNEITKAKTDEDCKKIGTDWLIQQSKELKEFGVPVLHYYTLGSPKVIYNVVKNVI
- the lptB gene encoding LPS export ABC transporter ATP-binding protein; the protein is MNDCSYQRWVFTFQKGFLSLSSAENRYFRNHNFFVLSLTIHTSELVKRYRNRTVANKVSIEVKQGEIVGLLGPNGAGKTTTFYMVVGFIKPDEGEVFLNDLNITRYPMYKRAQMGIGYLPQEASVFRKLTVEENIAAVLEMTKLSKQEQHDKLEELLTEFRLHHVRKNNGDSLSGGERRRTEIARALAVDPKFILLDEPFAGVDPIAVEDIQAIVAKLKYRNIGILITDHNVTETLSICDRAYLLIEGKIFKHGTAEELSDDDQVRRLYLGRNFELKRKDYLHEEANKPMPEQPTQ